tcttgcaaaactaagcttagattatagcacgtaaaggaaacttcattcgtttatttagttggtcagtaaaattgaatttagtaattttctatggggttattttgtgaaagttataagccagatcattgtttgtgacagactgttgtccggctaagcgctttataccttgcggctgttaaacataaggcgtttaggagtctttttgttccaagtggaggcttgggcgcttttttatatttacaaagcgtactttctcaccggtctcaaagagtcgaactgttagatggaagtgaggactttcacgattgacgaaagacattaggagtaatccttgctcactgaagtcggcagtatttgaggctggggtcctatatatatatatatatatatatatatatatatttatttactcggtgctctggttcatgctggcgttggtcgctggggatttcggttgtgattgatccatatctaagtaaagtttgatcgcagctgggtctcccatgtggctggtactggtgtgtcctagaatactggatatatacacggatagggcgatctactctctgctaccctagcccgcgggcaagagcagagggggggatcagaactcaagcctataggttgcctatctcagcttcgctggctgaactatacagcttatggtagggatacacttatgcatattctgaacattagatctatggtaagtgacggtctgtgtttcagatatgctagagtagggaaaatagataggattagggtagagtcacacactatttctatgaaagtagagttcttttatgaatggtcttggaatataattggtcaacgtgtattgtggagaaataatttaactactactattatggttttaatggactttaaatgtggtgtttattactatcttaaaatatgtggtaaaactggtaatttataaaaactcttattacttaatttatttgagtgaaattaataattgtggtagcaatttctgatttttcggtgtggctgcgggacacttagtgttgctaactggtttttcaaggtaaattctatcaatttggttagggaaacaaactattctttggaataaaaagcataggtttgttatagggctcagtggcatgcgagcgccgtccactgatggaaagtcaaaagcttagaaaagtttgacttacttagttcttataaaagttagcgactgctcggtgtttcgttaaaacattagaaagatcgagaagttatggtctattagcagtattggggaaaaggggggtttagctagggaaaaagaaacaaaataaaagggggggttagtagatagatagcccttctggcTTGGCATAGGACTCTCAATAAAGCAGTTTGATTGAGATTAAGGATCCTATTCCGCAACGCAAGTTCGTACCCAAGCCAGGATCAGTAATAGAGCGTAGCGGTTGttttccaaaatattttttaatatttatttcatgtatgtttcactcactaacttttattctaaaaatttctttattgcgtcattaattttttcactcATAAccttctaggcctaaatctgataaaatactcttctataacactatattattatgctacaataacctttattcttctttaaaatataaataagtaaaaatttaaatattagtcaaaaatacagctgatactcattaaaggatctgtgTTATTGCggatcacatcgaagggttctacttattcacgctcgACGATTACAAGGCCAattttacggggtatatttaaaggggggttagctatactgttgattagtcaattaagtaagtaaataagtaaggtgagcggaggtttagttacaaggTGCACAgctttataataagttaccgtCTGATTTAAGAGACACAGGCTCATTCAACacctttaaaattaaattatcgcAACACATTTTAAACCACTACCCGCCTTAAAAAAAAGTTGCGTGAGCGTGTACCTCTTAACTTGAGCGACTTTGTATGCTACCGtaaataagattatttttactttgaaaTTCTGTTCTCGTGTGTGACTTGTATGTCTTTTATGAGAATAaatatcttttcccctcactagctcggaaacacgtgttttgtcctttaataccagcgggtaaaaacgcattttatccactagtgagtaaagtaatttgaccttgaataaaatcaaattgactgctttaaaattgataaaagtaggtgaatctagtaataaagatgatttaccacctgtggaaatactggaagcagtgataaacgcattttttgcgttgtagtttcctcgctatagtaaggggaaaagttttgtgttacactcgggtgcaaatgtattttacttctcgtgtgttaaaaaactcgcaagttcaggattctattctcgaaccactcgcttcgctcgtggttcaactatagaatcctttcacttgctcgtttttcaattccacactcgaagttaaaatacaactttgcccccttgtataacaaataactattaaacctaaacctaattaGGTATCACACAAttgtacaacattttttttgtgctaTTCGGTAAACGTTATTAGGTACTCATCGTTAACAAGCAAACCGGTTTAACCGTTATGCAAATTGCAATAGGTGCAATAATTAGGTAAGCAAAGATTACTGAAAGAATTCATTCACAAACATGGCCCACTGAACGACCGACAATGTTTTTATACTATTTATCTATTCACAAAAGATAACAATCAACTTGGGTTTGAAAACTACTCTTATTTGACGCTTACATAATACATTCAAAACAATTAAGGTCAAGCTTAAATTGGTCAGCGTGAAGCGTTTGTTAGTTTTTGTGAATATCTATCTTGTCTGTGGAAGATATTTACGATATCAGTGTGGCCGTGCGCGCCGCTATGCACGCGCGTGCGTTGTTCGTCACGATTTTTGTCGCCATATCAAACTGTGTGACGCTGACGATCCATCAAAACAACGAGCCAGACATAGGTGAGTTACTTATCGACGAAGATACGCGTGAAATGTAAAGGTAATGAGATTTTTTAATTGAACTTGATACCGATTTGTTGAGTTTTACTTTGTTTACGCTCAAAAGTGATTGAAAAACGTGTGTTGATACAAAAAAACGTAGTTTTAGTAAAGTAAAATCACAATAATCTTCAAATTTAAATACAAACTACTTCGGACTTGAGAAGCCGTTTTTGCCTGTCAAAAGTTGTAAGCTCAGCGCATCGAGTGGCGATGACTAAGAGTTGGTCACCCGTGACGCCATGTGTTTGGACGCGGGCGCATTGCCCTCCCGAAACGGGCCTCTTCGCCCGCGGAATTCAAATAATGGTCAGCTGCCGTTTAAAGCTGGCTAAGTACCTAGATGTCTTTGTAAGCTTTTTAGGTATCCATTAGGACCATTTTATCCTTTAATTGGGAttttttcaaacttgatttttaAAACTACCTTGTTTTCGAAGTATCCCAATCCTAACTCATCTTAGATTTCTAGTAAGGTAGTAAACTGCAATTAGGTGTATTACTTATTAAAATCGTGATTTTTCACTGTGATATCGTAGGTAATAAGCAATTAAATATTCAGGAAGCATGCTGACTGaaacattatttatatttttatgtcaaCTGTTTAAACACAGGTATATTTatgaaatgtgtatttttgtcAAATGTAACTCTCATTTATTCTTAAGCTTTAAAAGCATACGACTACAAGGAAAAATATTGCATTCAGCTGTACCCAAGACAATGCTATTCCAAAAAAATGTAGTCGGAATGGCCCCaagaatattcaacaaaataccaCAACATCAATTATTACCACTAGCTCAAAAGAGTTACTACTCTATAAAAGAATTCTTAGATGATAAAGACTTCTgaatatttagaatataattatgtaggtaattattaatttatagtttgACATGCATGCTCTCAAATTTGTATGCCGTAAGGCGCCACatagtgaaactgaactgaaatgtaatgtaacaacttatgtacacctatgttggacaaataaatgattctgtattctgtattcttGTCATAATTCCTCGCGGTAGGTAGATACTTACTCGTATTACTTGGCTAATATACCGCTAGTTTATTTAGATAAGTTATCGAAAGTAAATATCTTCACGATATTATTACTATCGTAACCTATATCTTGGCATTTCGACGCTCTGTATGAACATGACTAaactataatttaataatttcaaCCTATGTTGCATGTTTAAACCGCCCGCGATTTAACTTGTTATATCAATATATCACTGTATCAGGAGGTATGGGCCATATTCACATTTTCAATGAATGATAAGTAAGCTAAGTCACTTGACTAGGGACCGCAATGGCGAAATGCTACTTTCGAAATACGAAGGATAGAAGTTGGGATTGTAGGGGTCGGTATTGACAACTCGATTTAAATTCTATTACTTACTAAACTTTTTTAGTTAGCAGTGATAGAACGAAGTCGAGTGCTCGTAATTTAAAGTCTTCTGCCTTCCGACATGATATATAATGTTAATAGGTACTTTAtcctaaaataaaactatggaaactgattatatcgcgtataatgaatttacaattcatccccgTTCCGTTCCatacttttatttcatgagtaactatagcGGTaacgaagacaatattaatttatCCTAACTTTGTATCATTTTAATTTCAGTAACACATTCAAAAGAAGAACTGCCGCCACTCTTTATAGTGTGCAACCTCACCGACATAGTGACGATTACAGCACCAGACAAATATAGTAAAGACGCGCTGTACTACTTATACAACCCAACTAATGACGTCACCAAATTGGACATTAAGCAAAATGTAGCAACCGACGAAAGACATGCGATTACCGGTGATAGAAcactagtaaataaatatagtgTAAGAAATGTTAATTTAGGAAAAAAAGTCGATTCAAAAACGAATGATTCGTTTGGAGGAAACAATGAGTTTGATATTGGGCCGGTGGGAGAAGAGGACCATGGGAATTGGGTGCTCAGCATTTATTATAAGAGGAACGGATCTTGGGTGGAAGTGTTCCAGGTTATCACAATACAGATAGTTGGTGAGTATAAAAATCTGCCGGGTTCCTACTATAAACACAAATGTCTGTCTGTTGTTTTTCGCTCGAATAACAGACGCAAATTCCAGGTTAGGTAATTCACAAAAGCTAGCACGTATgtacactaccgtcaaaaagttttaagaccaaacacgatatatgcaaataatcaacatttcatgaagttcctatgagaatattacttttcagtacctacaaccgacaaaataaagcgtataacaatttttaaaaagggatcataataagaaataaaagctaaacgtttttctcatcgaaaaatcctcctcgacgctttttcacttccgagcagattcttggcattcttgctataagtttgtgtagcgtttcttggctaatggatttccactcgtattgcagtatctcccatagagctgttgcagatatcggacattgtcttcggactctacggtcgagttcatcccataaaagttcgatcgggttaaggtctggggattgcggtggccaaatcatattttttaacacaccttggcgttctttattgactgtgtagcttctacagatctttgctgagtgtttgggatcgttgtcttcttgcagaacaaatgggttgccgatcaatataataagattacgttgttttctattgattacaaatttagtttgatgatttttagaagggtttataacaatgacactgaacattgtgtttggtcttaaactttttgacggtagtgtagAAAAACCTAAACCTAATGTGATACAGCACACTATCCAAAGACACATTCGAACCAGTTCTTGGGAATCAATCTGTAGGTACACTGAGCTGTACCTAGTGGGAATACCATGGGAATACTAGGAATTTTAAGGACAATACATCGGATAATTTCAATCACTCGCGATCGTCACCTGAGACTAATCTTCAGCTAAGTCGTCATGTTAACTACCTAACTTCAATGTGGGGACAATGAAATAATCATAACACCTAATACaatcaggggcctattgcataacaatttacaacttgtattacaagtggaactctctttcttataaaattaattggagggggactaccgcttgtaatatgagttgtaaattgttatgcaataggcccctgatgATTGTTTGTGATTATGATAGTCACAATGACATCACTACGTCTTTAAATAACTACTTTGGTCTTAGGTACCATGCACCGTTGTGGATTACGCGATTTTTTTTGACCTATACCTACGCATCGTCATATCAGACCTTATCATCCATTGCTGAGCATATTTACTCCTCTCCTCAAGTCAAGTTACTTGTCCGGGTTCTGAGCTAATCTCTTCTAGTGATCTTTCGAATGTTGTGAAAATGAGCACCCACCTAATAAGCCAACGGATCCTAACCACATATTTTTGAGGTATCCTCATTCAGTTAACCTATTGCTCCACCtagttttattaacccccgacgcaaaaacgaaggggtgttataagtttgacgtgtctgtctgtctgtccgtctgtctgtctgtctgtctgtctgtctgtctgtctgtctgtctgtctgtctgtctgtctatttgtctgtctgtgtgtgtgtctgtctgtggcatcgtagctcccgaacggatgaaccgattttgatttagtttttttttgtctgaaagctgagttagtcgggagtgttcttagccatgtttcatgaaaatcggtcaactatgtcgcggtcgggggttttttcaaaattttaatttagtggttatttgatttttgtaatgatttataagaccaaataaaaatattacattcTGTATTTCAGATTACGTCCCAATCGAGCCATCGTCCTCCGTACTAAACGAGGGAGAAACGCTGGAGTTGCGTTTCGCGTACCCTTTACCAGACGTCGAAACTTGTGAGCTGGTACAACCTGCTGTCGACCGACCTTACGACAGGTACTTTAGGTAGGTAGGAACACACAAACACAATTCAAACTGTTCCCATTGCTTCGATATTGCAATACTAACAACTACTAACAATAATACACTGGAGTTGAGTTTCGCGTACCCCttaccagcgtgcgtagccgtatgcacaaacggtcacgaaacgaaacgctcgtagatatctatctctatcgctcttgcgtattggcgcgacagagccagactacctagTTGTGAGCTGGTACAACCCGATGTCGACCGACCTTACGACAGGTACTTTAGGTAGGAACATACAACCACAATTCAAACTGTTCTCATACCTTGTGAACTACATGCCTCTATCGAAACATCTACTGTCAGAACAACAGGTAGTCACCGTcaataacatcgcacaaaaagaaggcCGCAAAACATTTGACACAATCTTATTtctaggtaggtatttaaacaAAGACAGTTTTAGCCAACACTAACTGCAACGCATGGGAATTGAGTTTCGGGTATTAGGTATCCTATCGCCTACCACACGGCAAGACCTACAAGTGTAGCCCTATATCGAGTGATCGTAGGACGGGCACTTTATGTAGGCACTTAGGCAGAGACACACCTACAGACACAAAGTTAGACTACGCTACGTCCGAAAGAAGAAACCCGACGCGTCTATTAAGCGCTTCGCCAACTGGGTAAATATTCCGTGCGTGCCCTGACTCTTGTTTACATTCTTTTACAGAGAGTACGAGCGAACATCTCTGCacacatgtacttacgtccTCCGTAACCTGAGCGCCCAGGACTCAGGAGTCTGGAAGATAGTAGCAGTCGGGAACATCGTGTATGAAGGCCGGAGCTCCATTGAAGTTAAGAAAATTCGAGAGAATATTCTAGAGGCTTTACCCCTTGTGAGCTCTAGTGGGGGAACCAAATACTTAATGTGTAGTTTAATCCTGCCAGTTGGACtgattttgaaaatatattGCTTATAGTTGATTGTGTTTTATTGTTTTCGTTTAACCTATGATTATTCTTTTCTTAGACACTCTCTCTTTACCTCTGTCCACTGCAAGGGTTAGCAAGGCGTAGGCTatgtgtataataaaaaaatataagtttaaatgtcactataattataattaaatatttacatgcTTACGTTTAAAGTTGTCAATCCGACATATTTATCATCAATTTATGCGCAACGTAGAAACCATTGCTATTTGCAAAAAGTCTCACAAATTTCATCCTCTTAATCAACTTTTCAGTGCACTCGTTTGCCTTTAAAATGTGGCCGTAGCTTAAATACTTCTTAGAAGTATATCACCGTAAATtctctaagggccagttgcatcaatcaTAGATCAATCATCAAGACACACCAACGTCTCGCAGCAGTCTGTGGAAATTCccacattaaaatgtaataatcCCTCATCGGACGATTTGGTGCCACTGACCCTAAGTCGtatcaaaacaatacaaaactaTTATATTAACCGTGTCTCCTACTCGTCTCCGCTTCCGCTCCCGCTCGCACTTCCGCTGCCGCTCCTGCTGCCGCTGCGGCTGCGCGCGTCTCCGCGGGCGCGGCGTCGCTGCCTCGGAGTCCGAGTCTTTGAGCGCCTTGGCGCGGTCGAggcgccgcgcgcgccgcgTCTCCACGTCCGAGCCGTCAGACTCGCTGGAGTATATCGCTGCCCCCGCTGTTGCTggaaatcaaagaggatcgagtattatagagagttactatcaaagtaaaatgtgtaatcatagtgcatagactgccatctctcgacacaagcttaaaacctttgaacctcagtcttgacaatttggcccatattgttggCTTGATGTactgtgttaaaatgtcaaatattaatattagcgccatctagccgagcgttccccaaaggtgtaaagccatctaggccaccgtacctttttctctagggctttgaggtacgcttttttcttagactttatccttctatacggagttacattgcTGAAAATGAAAGTCAGCATTGGTAAACATAACCAATAAATCTGCGACATatttaacggcccagccacgacattggtctaggcgcgacagcggtgagcggcagccatacgtgcgaatgaaaagtcccatcgctgtgtctcgcttcaatgtatggccgccgctcgccgctgtcgcgcttagaccaatgtcgtgagTATTTATCCTTTTGaacaataagtaagtaagtagtggGAGACTATCAATGGATGTTCTGCGGGAGCTCCCTAGCGCCTCTCAGGCCGCGCCGAAGACCGAGAATGCATTGCTGCCACAAAATTTTATACTTATTGTTAGAATTCAGAGCTGGTACCCCATattctgtacttttaggtatttaaaaaacgcGAACGTAAGCAAATAATTTGTAAAGTTACGATCTGTCACTGAGAAACCTGTCTTTAACCTTCTTATTTGGTcttgtaatgttttaaattaCCCTCAACTGGCATAAAGAGCCTTAGGAAgcagggtagattttgtttaggtttattgaaatacctacctaGAGATACAGACTATCATTTCAAGCTACCATACCTTTCTGTCACTGCTTGTACTTGTTCTTAATAGCCTGGAGACTAACGCCGGCCTCGTCATACGAGTCGTCTCGTCTGGCGGCCGTAGTACCAGCCCCCACGCGCCTTTCAGGACTCGCCGAAGACCGTAACACTCAAGTTTACAGGTGACGCAGGTCTATCGCTACTAGAAGACTAATCTCAGTTTACTTATCTTAATGGACTTACCTTTCTGTCCCTGCTTGTACTTGTTCTTGATAGCCTGCAGACTGACGCCGCCCTCGTCATCAGAGTCGTCACGTCTGGCAGCCGTGGTGCCGGCCCCCGCACGCCGCTTAGGCCGCGCTGACGGCCGCGAGCGCATGGCCGCTCGAAGCTCCATCTCCTCTTTCTGTAGACAATGTTTACAAGGTGTGAGGGACACTTGTCTATCATTTCCTATTTTCTtctctcagttattctaaggttagctggaagagatccctaaaaagggataagctcgcctttgtacataaccattataattattcactgtcataatttgttctgtacaataaagtgttcactactactactactatttttACTTCGGGACGATGGGAACCGGGTACAGGTTAATTTACAAGAgttggcacgaatggaacgaatgatTGTGATGTGATGATGAGTGTACGCATTAACCAATATAATGGTAGCTGTAAATCAATCAAAGTATTGTTCATTCCATCGTGAAAGATCTGTAGTTCGAAAGATCTGTAGGAAGCCTTGACAGTTGAACAAGCCGGAAACGATCGTACTGTTTCGCTGATTTTTTTATGACTCAGATAGTTTGCGGAGTCCGTTGTGCAGTTTTTGGCTTTCCTTGGTGAAAATTAGCGACTGATCAAAGACGGGTTCTAAACGAAGGAAACACATGGCGTAGAAGTGGCTAAATGGGAAGAGTAAATGAGAATTAAAAGTTAAACTTTCTTGAGACATATTcagacatatatatatatatatgacagATTCATTAGTAAATGAGAAATTAACGAAAAGGGAAAACGCAGTAAATATGTAACTATCTATAAAGGTACAAGTACAAGGGATTCTTTTTACCTTAAGTTGATACTTCCTATCGGCATCAGGGTCAGCGCCCACTTGCGACAATATCTTGATGGAACTAGTCTTAGTGGAACGGTCCGCCAACGACAGTGTCATCTTCCTGTGAGTGAAGGATTCTGTGGAGTGTGGTCGGAAGGACAACTTTGTACGGAACACAGCCTGGCCTTGAAGACCTGTACCTTGGCGGACGAAGAGATGGTTGTGGTCTCCCTGGAAATAaagataatattaaaatatgttagTCGGTAGCAAAACTAAATTGAGAAAGAGCTTTTTTGGGTTCATCAGTTGGGTAGGCatcagtggcgtagcgtcgatacgactcgattcccaacggttccctaaaattctccagtatctgtagaagtccatacaaaacagatcccgaaaacTCCTCCGGCTTTACTAACGAAAAtattcacgccacgccactggtaggtatataaaaccaaagacatataactccgtatagacagataaagtctaggaaaaaacgtacctcagtaccatacaaaaaaccggccaagtgcg
This genomic window from Leguminivora glycinivorella isolate SPB_JAAS2020 chromosome 1, LegGlyc_1.1, whole genome shotgun sequence contains:
- the LOC125227521 gene encoding uncharacterized protein LOC125227521, translated to MHARALFVTIFVAISNCVTLTIHQNNEPDIVTHSKEELPPLFIVCNLTDIVTITAPDKYSKDALYYLYNPTNDVTKLDIKQNVATDERHAITGDRTLVNKYSVRNVNLGKKVDSKTNDSFGGNNEFDIGPVGEEDHGNWVLSIYYKRNGSWVEVFQVITIQIVDYVPIEPSSSVLNEGETLELRFAYPLPDVETCELVQPAVDRPYDREYERTSLHTCTYVLRNLSAQDSGVWKIVAVGNIVYEGRSSIEVKKIRENILEALPLVSSSGGTKYLMCSLILPVGLILKIYCL